One Actinosynnema pretiosum DNA segment encodes these proteins:
- a CDS encoding helix-turn-helix transcriptional regulator: protein MNTIGSSNSPVTPEVWDQQEMRDALAKREISTVYRLLRRHGVSQRQIAALTGQSQSEVSEILKGRQVMAYDVLTRIATGLGVPRGYMGLAYDEATAVRVAATAEAPHSEEDESVKRRKFLAHAAAITVGAAVFGTDSGSWTGSPAQTPAPGRIGMTDVRQVEAATKALRTLDYQYGGGSCRDAVVAQLSWGQQMLGANATELVKERLYVALADLHNLAGWTSFDTGLYDSARNHFGQALSLAKQGRKEELVANILYRMGRVYLHQDAPDDALKVFQLGQLAAQNSGSELAVGILCANEAWAYAKMGSDTQALKLLGRARDEFARANVAEAPAWARFFDANDLSAMVGTVHTELAQTVDVKYTRTAIPALSKAIGGYGEDMTRSKSFNFISLSINHLLQGDLDHGSKVGRQALDLSESLKSIRTKDRMKPLLGEAQKRRNNQDARELAERVSKFTGTDSAA, encoded by the coding sequence TTGAACACCATCGGTTCGTCGAACTCTCCTGTTACGCCCGAGGTCTGGGACCAGCAGGAGATGCGCGACGCCCTGGCCAAGCGGGAGATCAGCACGGTCTACCGGCTGCTGCGCAGGCACGGCGTGTCGCAGCGCCAGATCGCGGCGCTCACCGGTCAGTCGCAGTCCGAAGTGTCGGAGATCCTCAAGGGTCGTCAGGTCATGGCCTACGACGTCCTGACCAGGATCGCCACCGGCTTGGGTGTCCCCAGGGGATACATGGGCCTCGCCTACGACGAGGCCACGGCAGTGCGGGTGGCCGCCACGGCGGAGGCACCCCATTCTGAGGAGGACGAGTCGGTGAAGCGAAGGAAGTTCCTCGCGCACGCCGCCGCCATCACCGTCGGTGCGGCCGTGTTCGGCACGGACTCCGGGTCTTGGACGGGCTCTCCCGCGCAGACCCCGGCCCCCGGCCGGATCGGCATGACCGACGTCCGCCAGGTCGAGGCCGCCACCAAGGCCCTGCGCACGCTGGACTACCAGTACGGCGGCGGCTCCTGCCGCGACGCCGTCGTCGCCCAGCTGTCCTGGGGGCAGCAGATGCTGGGCGCGAACGCGACCGAGCTGGTCAAGGAGCGGCTGTACGTCGCGCTCGCCGACCTGCACAACCTGGCGGGCTGGACGTCGTTCGACACCGGGCTGTACGACTCGGCGCGCAACCACTTCGGGCAGGCGCTCAGCCTGGCCAAGCAGGGGCGCAAGGAGGAGCTGGTCGCGAACATCCTGTACCGGATGGGCCGCGTCTACCTGCACCAGGACGCACCGGACGACGCGCTCAAGGTGTTCCAGCTCGGCCAGCTGGCCGCGCAGAACTCCGGCTCCGAGCTCGCGGTCGGCATCCTGTGCGCGAACGAGGCGTGGGCCTACGCGAAGATGGGCTCCGACACGCAGGCGCTCAAGCTGCTCGGCAGGGCGCGCGACGAGTTCGCCAGGGCCAACGTCGCCGAGGCGCCCGCGTGGGCGCGGTTCTTCGACGCGAACGACCTGTCCGCCATGGTCGGCACGGTGCACACCGAGCTGGCCCAGACGGTGGACGTCAAGTACACCCGCACGGCCATCCCGGCGCTGTCCAAGGCGATCGGCGGCTACGGCGAGGACATGACGCGCAGCAAGTCGTTCAACTTCATCTCGCTGTCGATCAACCACCTGCTCCAGGGCGACCTCGACCACGGCTCCAAGGTCGGGCGCCAGGCGCTCGACCTGTCCGAGAGCCTGAAGTCGATCCGCACCAAGGACCGGATGAAGCCGCTGCTCGGCGAGGCGCAGAAGCGCCGCAACAACCAGGACGCCCGTGAGCTCGCCGAACGCGTCTCCAAGTTCACCGGCACCGACAGCGCGGCCTGA
- a CDS encoding aminoglycoside phosphotransferase family protein, producing the protein MAGGGRFTPAVLADVLQRLCAGLGLDHRGARLLKFTANAVYELPAEGVVVRITGSMALRHRAPKVVAVARWLARHDVPAVRLVEGVPQPLVVGEHVATLWRTAPSGGPPVDGRDLGKLLRVVHSLPEPDFAVPKWSPLEDVRRRIADAEELAADDLEFLEERCAALAERLRSLETALPVGLVHGDAHLRNLIPSPDGPLICDFDSTGLGPREWDLSMVPVGAARLGHPWRWHEQLAAEYGFDVTGWPGYALLRDVRELKLTTSVLPILRSHPEVAPELRRRLRSLREGDSGTRWEPYR; encoded by the coding sequence GTGGCGGGTGGTGGCCGGTTCACCCCCGCCGTGCTCGCGGACGTCCTGCAGCGGCTGTGCGCGGGCCTCGGACTCGACCACCGGGGCGCGCGGCTGCTGAAGTTCACCGCCAACGCGGTGTACGAGCTGCCCGCCGAGGGCGTCGTGGTGCGGATAACGGGGTCGATGGCGCTGCGCCACCGGGCGCCCAAGGTGGTCGCGGTCGCCCGCTGGCTGGCCCGGCACGACGTGCCCGCCGTGCGGCTGGTGGAGGGCGTGCCCCAACCGCTCGTCGTGGGGGAGCACGTGGCGACCCTGTGGCGCACCGCGCCGAGCGGCGGCCCGCCCGTCGACGGCCGCGACCTCGGCAAGCTGCTCCGAGTGGTGCACTCGCTGCCGGAGCCGGACTTCGCGGTGCCGAAGTGGTCTCCGCTGGAGGACGTGCGGCGGCGGATCGCCGACGCCGAGGAGCTGGCGGCGGACGACCTGGAGTTCCTGGAGGAGCGCTGCGCGGCGCTCGCCGAGCGGCTCCGCTCGCTGGAGACGGCGCTCCCGGTCGGCCTCGTGCACGGGGACGCGCACCTGCGCAACCTCATCCCGAGCCCGGACGGGCCCCTGATCTGCGACTTCGACTCGACCGGGCTGGGGCCGAGGGAGTGGGACCTGTCCATGGTCCCGGTCGGCGCGGCCCGGCTGGGCCACCCGTGGCGGTGGCACGAGCAGCTCGCCGCCGAGTACGGCTTCGACGTGACCGGCTGGCCGGGGTACGCCCTGCTCAGGGACGTGCGTGAGCTGAAGCTCACCACCAGCGTCCTGCCGATCCTGCGCAGCCACCCCGAGGTCGCGCCTGAGCTGCGACGACGACTTCGATCACTGCGCGAGGGCGATTCGGGGACCCGCTGGGAGCCCTACCGCTGA
- a CDS encoding copper resistance D family protein, whose translation MTADRTSGPARPRARVAGGLPLGALAGVLAGLAIAGTGASAGGPGTAALVAQPLARVLLDLSATGVVGLSLLPRLLGATRPSATEPVLRLARPAAVVLSAVWALAALLSVVLRAHETRPDVPLTTARLLDYAQRVPAGQGLLFSAVCAVVCLGVGAVAVRRGEAVPAELRVLVALFGLLPLPATGHASNRDFRDVAVVAMELHVLGAALWTGGLVALVALVAHRRGLLAEALPRFSKLATAALLVVTATGVGTGLLELAAAPGGGLPGSLVTTPYGLLLVGKALCALALAGLGARIRWWLLPLVRRHQPTALVGWAVAELAVMGAAFGLAVVLSRAPVA comes from the coding sequence GTGACCGCCGACCGGACCAGCGGCCCCGCCCGCCCCCGCGCGCGGGTGGCGGGCGGGCTGCCGCTGGGCGCGCTCGCCGGGGTGCTCGCCGGGCTCGCGATCGCGGGCACCGGCGCGTCGGCAGGCGGACCGGGGACCGCCGCGCTGGTGGCGCAGCCGCTGGCCAGGGTCCTGCTCGACCTCTCGGCGACGGGCGTGGTCGGCCTGTCGCTGCTGCCGAGGCTGCTCGGCGCGACCCGCCCCTCGGCGACCGAGCCGGTGCTGCGGCTGGCCAGGCCCGCCGCCGTGGTGCTGTCGGCGGTGTGGGCGCTCGCCGCGCTGCTGTCGGTCGTGCTGCGCGCGCACGAGACCAGGCCGGACGTGCCGCTGACCACGGCCAGGCTGCTCGACTACGCGCAGCGGGTGCCCGCCGGTCAGGGGCTGCTGTTCAGCGCGGTGTGCGCGGTGGTGTGCCTGGGGGTCGGCGCGGTCGCGGTGCGCAGGGGCGAGGCGGTGCCCGCCGAGCTGCGGGTGCTGGTCGCCCTGTTCGGCCTGCTCCCGCTGCCCGCCACCGGGCACGCGTCGAACCGGGACTTCCGGGACGTGGCCGTGGTCGCGATGGAGCTGCACGTGCTGGGCGCGGCGCTGTGGACCGGCGGGCTGGTCGCGCTGGTCGCGCTCGTGGCGCACCGCAGGGGGCTGCTGGCCGAGGCGCTCCCCCGGTTCTCGAAGCTGGCGACCGCCGCGCTGCTGGTGGTGACCGCGACCGGGGTCGGCACCGGGCTGCTGGAGCTGGCCGCCGCGCCGGGCGGCGGGCTGCCGGGCTCGCTGGTGACCACCCCGTACGGGCTGCTGCTGGTCGGCAAGGCGCTGTGCGCGCTGGCCCTCGCCGGGCTCGGGGCGCGCATCCGCTGGTGGCTGCTGCCGCTCGTCCGGCGGCACCAGCCGACCGCGCTGGTCGGCTGGGCGGTGGCGGAGCTGGCCGTGATGGGCGCGGCGTTCGGGCTCGCGGTGGTGCTCTCGCGCGCGCCGGTCGCCTAG
- a CDS encoding copper resistance CopC family protein, protein MRRAVSLLLSALVAGGVALGAAPAAWAHNVLISSDPKDGAELATGPREVTLTFDQPVQAGERFNTLTVTSADGTRWEDQAEPTVRDNSVIFPVRELGPAGEYTLGYRVLSADGHPVSGSLKFTTTTAAQGTPVPASESATPEASGEDSGGGVPVWVWIVGAVVLLGGGVFFALRGGGDGADR, encoded by the coding sequence ATGAGGCGCGCGGTCTCGCTGCTGCTGTCCGCGCTCGTGGCGGGAGGGGTCGCGCTCGGCGCGGCCCCGGCCGCGTGGGCGCACAACGTGCTGATCTCCAGCGACCCGAAGGACGGCGCGGAGCTGGCCACCGGGCCGCGCGAGGTCACGCTGACCTTCGACCAGCCGGTGCAGGCGGGCGAGCGGTTCAACACGCTGACCGTCACCTCGGCCGACGGCACCCGCTGGGAGGACCAGGCCGAGCCGACCGTGCGGGACAACTCGGTGATCTTCCCGGTGCGCGAGCTGGGACCGGCGGGCGAGTACACCCTCGGCTACCGGGTCCTGTCCGCCGACGGGCACCCGGTGAGCGGCTCGCTGAAGTTCACCACCACGACGGCGGCGCAGGGCACCCCGGTGCCCGCCTCGGAGTCCGCCACCCCGGAGGCCTCGGGCGAGGACTCCGGCGGCGGCGTGCCCGTCTGGGTGTGGATCGTCGGCGCGGTCGTGCTGCTCGGCGGCGGCGTCTTCTTCGCGCTGCGCGGCGGAGGGGACGGCGCCGACCGGTGA
- a CDS encoding YcnI family copper-binding membrane protein, giving the protein MSTTRTGLRSLVRAGALLTTAGFLALGTAGTASAHVTASTTAPATQGGYAKVTFRVPNERPDSGTVKLEVTLPAEYPLASVSTKPVPGWQVEAVKATLDKPVTSHGREVTEAVRTVVWTADAGVQIAPGQFNEFEVSVGPLPDTTEQLVMPAKQTYASGEVVDWSAPPADEEPEHPAPVLKLVKPAEGADSHGNAPAGSEDSHSEAAAATTTDDTARWLGGAGLAVGALGLGLGAGAVLRTRRSGKPSA; this is encoded by the coding sequence ATGTCCACCACTCGCACCGGCCTGCGCTCGCTCGTCCGCGCGGGCGCACTCCTCACCACCGCGGGCTTCCTCGCGCTCGGCACGGCGGGCACCGCCTCCGCGCACGTCACCGCGTCGACCACCGCCCCGGCCACCCAGGGCGGCTACGCCAAGGTCACCTTCCGGGTGCCGAACGAGCGCCCCGACTCCGGCACGGTCAAGCTGGAGGTCACCCTCCCCGCCGAGTACCCGCTGGCCTCGGTCAGCACGAAGCCGGTGCCCGGCTGGCAGGTCGAGGCGGTCAAGGCCACGCTCGACAAGCCGGTCACCAGCCACGGCCGCGAGGTCACCGAGGCCGTCCGCACCGTGGTGTGGACCGCCGACGCGGGCGTGCAGATCGCGCCCGGCCAGTTCAACGAGTTCGAGGTGTCGGTCGGCCCGCTGCCCGACACCACCGAGCAGCTGGTCATGCCCGCCAAGCAGACCTACGCCAGCGGCGAGGTCGTCGACTGGAGCGCCCCGCCCGCCGACGAGGAGCCCGAGCACCCCGCGCCGGTGCTGAAGCTGGTCAAGCCCGCCGAGGGCGCCGACTCGCACGGCAACGCCCCCGCCGGGTCCGAGGACTCGCACTCCGAGGCCGCCGCGGCCACGACCACCGACGACACCGCCCGCTGGCTGGGCGGCGCGGGCCTCGCGGTCGGCGCGCTGGGCCTGGGCCTCGGCGCGGGCGCCGTCCTGCGCACCCGCCGCTCGGGCAAGCCCTCGGCATGA
- a CDS encoding BCCT family transporter — MTTAEPQIKTPLPGEPKVDRPGRTDYVVFGVAAAITVAFLGWGVFATDSLASASKTALGWVMGNLGWAFVLLASGFVLFALWLAVSRYGRIPLGRDDERPEFKTVSWIAMMFSAGMGIGLMFYGVNEPLTHFVNPPPGTVEAGSDAALRTAMATTLFHWTLHPWAIYAVVGLAIAYSSFRRGRSQLISSAFAPLLGERTANGGVGKAIDVLAIFATLFGSAASLGLGALQIGSGLEIVGWAGEVGNAVLVGIIAVLTVAFIASAVSGVAKGIQWLSNVNMVLAVVLAVFLFVVGPTVFILNVVPTAIGEYFRELAEMTGRTAATGGDPMETWLSGWTVFYWAWWIAWAPFVGMFIARISRGRTIRQFVAGVIGVPSLVSLMWFAVFGGTAIATQRGGADIAGQSTAEGQLFAVLREYPIASVSIVLVMVLVAIFFVSGADAASVVMGTLSQRGSIAPTRGVVIFWGVVTGAVGAVMLLVGGSSGLTGLQNLTIIAALPFAVVMVGLCLSLARDLRSDPMIRREERVAEVLEEVSTKIGPEEAALRAVESLTRGEGLSKAEKRVRSEVAGKAAESEDDEPATTGGVTAQASTTKGSTTKGSTTKGSTAGGGSLTTR, encoded by the coding sequence GTGACGACCGCAGAACCGCAGATCAAGACACCTCTGCCGGGGGAGCCGAAGGTCGACCGCCCCGGCCGCACCGATTACGTCGTGTTCGGCGTGGCCGCCGCCATCACCGTCGCCTTCCTCGGATGGGGCGTGTTCGCCACCGATTCGCTCGCCTCTGCTTCCAAGACTGCCCTCGGGTGGGTCATGGGAAACCTGGGGTGGGCGTTCGTGTTGCTCGCGTCCGGCTTCGTCCTGTTCGCCCTCTGGCTCGCCGTCAGCCGCTACGGCCGCATCCCGCTCGGCCGCGACGACGAGCGGCCCGAGTTCAAGACCGTGTCCTGGATCGCGATGATGTTCAGCGCGGGCATGGGCATCGGCCTGATGTTCTACGGCGTCAACGAGCCGCTGACGCACTTCGTCAACCCGCCGCCGGGCACCGTGGAGGCCGGGTCCGACGCGGCGCTGCGCACCGCGATGGCCACCACCCTGTTCCACTGGACCCTCCACCCGTGGGCGATCTACGCCGTGGTGGGCCTGGCCATCGCCTACAGCAGCTTCCGCAGGGGCCGCAGCCAGCTGATCAGCTCCGCGTTCGCGCCGCTGCTCGGCGAGCGCACCGCGAACGGCGGCGTCGGCAAGGCCATCGACGTGCTGGCGATCTTCGCCACGCTGTTCGGCTCGGCCGCCTCGCTCGGCCTCGGCGCGCTGCAGATCGGCAGCGGCCTGGAGATCGTCGGGTGGGCCGGTGAGGTCGGCAACGCCGTCCTGGTCGGCATCATCGCCGTGCTGACCGTGGCGTTCATCGCCTCCGCGGTCTCCGGAGTCGCCAAGGGCATCCAGTGGCTGTCCAACGTCAACATGGTGCTGGCCGTCGTGCTGGCGGTGTTCCTGTTCGTGGTCGGCCCGACCGTGTTCATCCTGAACGTGGTGCCCACCGCGATCGGCGAGTACTTCCGCGAGCTGGCCGAGATGACCGGCCGCACCGCCGCCACCGGCGGCGACCCCATGGAGACCTGGCTGTCCGGCTGGACCGTCTTCTACTGGGCCTGGTGGATCGCCTGGGCGCCGTTCGTCGGCATGTTCATCGCCCGGATCAGCCGGGGCCGCACCATCCGCCAGTTCGTCGCGGGCGTCATCGGCGTGCCGAGCCTGGTCAGCCTGATGTGGTTCGCCGTCTTCGGCGGCACCGCCATCGCCACCCAGCGCGGCGGCGCGGACATCGCGGGCCAGTCCACCGCCGAGGGCCAGCTGTTCGCCGTGCTCCGCGAGTACCCGATCGCGTCGGTCTCGATCGTGCTGGTCATGGTGCTGGTGGCGATCTTCTTCGTGTCCGGCGCCGACGCCGCGTCGGTGGTCATGGGCACCCTGTCCCAGCGCGGCTCCATCGCCCCGACCAGGGGCGTGGTGATCTTCTGGGGCGTCGTGACCGGCGCAGTCGGCGCGGTGATGCTGCTGGTCGGCGGGTCGAGCGGGCTCACCGGCCTGCAGAACCTCACGATCATCGCGGCGCTGCCGTTCGCCGTGGTCATGGTCGGCCTGTGCCTGTCGCTCGCCCGCGACCTGCGCAGCGACCCGATGATCCGGCGCGAGGAGCGGGTCGCCGAGGTGCTGGAGGAGGTCTCGACCAAGATCGGCCCCGAGGAGGCGGCGCTGCGCGCGGTCGAGAGCCTGACCAGGGGCGAGGGGCTGAGCAAGGCGGAGAAGCGCGTCCGGTCCGAGGTGGCGGGGAAGGCCGCCGAGTCCGAGGACGACGAGCCCGCCACCACCGGGGGCGTCACCGCGCAGGCCTCCACCACGAAGGGCTCCACCACGAAGGGCTCCACCACGAAGGGCTCCACCGCCGGGGGCGGGAGCCTGACCACGAGGTGA
- a CDS encoding DUF6474 family protein: MARRTARKRGISPSGAKNLVGVAKVVVPALLPVLAPLAARAASAAGDRYDRYRAARLGVDVERLGEYSGRGARLHARISNAGAALAGLVDEDAGYAQRCGQRLAQLQAAVRACEGMPAPRRKAAHRAVAADLDAVEGELLRRLGVD, encoded by the coding sequence ATGGCGCGGAGGACGGCGCGGAAGCGGGGCATCAGCCCGAGCGGTGCGAAGAACCTCGTCGGGGTGGCCAAGGTCGTCGTGCCCGCGCTGCTCCCGGTGCTCGCGCCGCTGGCCGCGCGCGCGGCGTCGGCGGCGGGCGACCGGTACGACCGCTACCGCGCGGCCAGGCTGGGCGTGGACGTGGAGCGGCTGGGCGAGTACTCCGGCCGGGGCGCCCGGCTGCACGCGCGGATCTCGAACGCGGGCGCGGCGCTGGCCGGTCTCGTGGACGAGGACGCGGGCTACGCGCAGCGGTGCGGGCAGCGGTTGGCCCAGCTGCAGGCCGCGGTGCGGGCCTGCGAGGGGATGCCCGCGCCGCGGCGGAAGGCCGCTCACCGCGCCGTCGCGGCCGACCTGGACGCGGTGGAGGGCGAGCTGCTGAGGAGGTTGGGCGTCGACTAG
- a CDS encoding TM0106 family RecB-like putative nuclease, producing MTSQVQLDAGVVTRCRRRVHLEHDPDVREAAKAPPDAAGQQRRADAVDHRAAVARALGREVGSALVEVPPDVPVADRERVTAEAMRVGAEYIWGAVLPRDPRGGRKGGVELLVRDRTGYVPVIVVRHKTTDPGHGARTSPLSYPRPAGARTDPVRKVRPQPRDQLRLAHVQRLLQASGHAAPGRATGGAIGMDADVVVWHDLEAATWPGGRTALSEYDARFADRLAIADAAIAGTSPLARPSRVVECKTCPWWPVCSDALTRARDVSLVVRGEDAMALRRAGVPTVDDLAALDPAVPAVPLVGMAHEDAVVLARAWLRGLAVARRVPRIEVARAEVEVDVDMESFGDLGAYMWGCLLSGADVGVEPGYRAFATWDKLPCADEARSFAEFWTWLTGVRRAAAERGLGFKAYCYNELAENRWLLSSAQRFKGQPGVPPVAEVKEFITSDDWVDLFGVVRDQFLSTNGKGLKTIAPLAGFHWRDPEAGGENSMRWYRDAVGMDGQEPDPAQRRRLLEYNEDDVRATHALRGWMTSDAVSGLPYAGDL from the coding sequence GTGACTTCCCAGGTGCAGCTCGACGCCGGTGTGGTCACTCGTTGCCGGCGGCGGGTGCACCTCGAACACGACCCGGACGTGCGGGAGGCCGCCAAGGCCCCGCCGGACGCCGCCGGGCAGCAGCGCCGGGCCGACGCGGTGGACCACCGGGCCGCCGTCGCCAGGGCGCTCGGCCGCGAGGTCGGCTCGGCCCTCGTCGAAGTTCCCCCGGACGTGCCCGTCGCGGACCGCGAGCGGGTCACCGCCGAGGCGATGCGGGTGGGCGCCGAGTACATCTGGGGCGCGGTGCTGCCGCGCGACCCGCGCGGTGGCCGCAAGGGCGGCGTCGAGCTGCTGGTCCGCGACCGCACCGGGTACGTGCCGGTGATCGTCGTGCGGCACAAGACCACCGACCCCGGTCACGGCGCCCGCACGTCCCCGCTGTCCTACCCGCGGCCCGCGGGCGCGCGCACCGACCCGGTGCGCAAGGTCCGCCCCCAGCCGCGCGACCAGCTGCGCCTCGCGCACGTCCAGCGGCTCCTGCAGGCCTCGGGCCACGCGGCCCCCGGCCGGGCCACCGGCGGCGCCATCGGCATGGACGCCGACGTCGTGGTGTGGCACGACCTGGAGGCGGCGACCTGGCCGGGCGGGCGCACCGCGCTGTCCGAGTACGACGCCCGCTTCGCCGACCGCCTGGCCATCGCCGACGCCGCCATCGCCGGGACCTCCCCGCTGGCCCGGCCGTCGCGGGTGGTCGAGTGCAAGACCTGCCCGTGGTGGCCGGTGTGCTCGGACGCGCTGACCCGGGCCCGCGACGTGTCGCTGGTGGTGCGCGGCGAGGACGCGATGGCCCTGCGCCGGGCTGGCGTGCCGACCGTGGACGACCTGGCCGCGCTGGACCCGGCCGTGCCCGCCGTGCCGCTGGTCGGGATGGCGCACGAGGACGCGGTGGTGCTGGCGCGGGCGTGGCTGCGCGGGCTGGCCGTGGCGCGGCGGGTGCCGAGGATCGAGGTCGCCAGGGCCGAGGTCGAGGTCGACGTCGACATGGAGAGCTTCGGCGACCTCGGCGCGTACATGTGGGGCTGCCTGCTCAGCGGCGCCGACGTGGGCGTGGAGCCCGGCTACCGGGCGTTCGCGACCTGGGACAAGCTGCCGTGCGCCGACGAGGCCCGCTCGTTCGCCGAGTTCTGGACGTGGCTGACCGGGGTGCGCCGCGCGGCGGCCGAGCGCGGGCTGGGCTTCAAGGCCTACTGCTACAACGAGCTCGCGGAGAACCGGTGGCTGCTGTCGTCGGCCCAGCGGTTCAAGGGGCAGCCGGGCGTGCCGCCGGTGGCCGAGGTGAAGGAGTTCATCACCTCGGACGACTGGGTCGACCTGTTCGGCGTGGTCAGGGACCAGTTCCTGTCCACCAACGGCAAGGGGCTCAAGACGATCGCCCCGCTGGCCGGGTTCCACTGGCGCGACCCCGAGGCCGGGGGCGAGAACTCCATGCGCTGGTACCGGGACGCGGTCGGCATGGACGGCCAGGAGCCGGACCCGGCGCAGCGGCGCAGGCTGCTGGAGTACAACGAGGACGACGTCCGGGCCACCCACGCCCTGCGGGGCTGGATGACCTCGGACGCCGTGTCCGGGCTGCCGTACGCCGGGGACCTGTAG
- a CDS encoding SDR family NAD(P)-dependent oxidoreductase, which produces MEISGTAAIVTGGASGLGAATARALAARGARVFALDISVDGAPAVEGVTYLAADVTSEEDVQAAVDSAAGSGAPLRIAVNCAGIGPSTRTVGKAGPHPLDLYRKVLDVNVVGTFNVLRLAAAAMGATEPGPDGARGVVVNTASVAAYEGQIGQVAYASSKAAVVGMTLPAARDLSSVGVRVMTIAPGIVDTPMLATVSEEFRAGLAAGVPFPKRLALPDEYAKLALSIIEHDYLNGEVVRMDGALRMAPR; this is translated from the coding sequence ATGGAGATCTCGGGCACCGCGGCGATCGTCACCGGCGGAGCGTCGGGGCTGGGCGCCGCCACCGCGCGCGCGCTCGCCGCGCGGGGGGCGCGCGTGTTCGCGCTGGACATCTCGGTGGACGGCGCCCCCGCCGTGGAGGGCGTCACCTACCTGGCGGCGGACGTCACCTCGGAGGAGGACGTCCAGGCGGCCGTCGACAGCGCCGCGGGCTCCGGCGCCCCGCTGCGGATCGCGGTGAACTGCGCGGGCATCGGCCCGTCGACCAGGACGGTCGGCAAGGCCGGCCCGCACCCGCTCGACCTGTACCGCAAGGTGCTGGACGTGAACGTGGTCGGCACGTTCAACGTCCTGCGCCTGGCCGCCGCCGCGATGGGCGCGACCGAGCCGGGGCCGGACGGCGCGCGCGGCGTCGTGGTCAACACCGCCTCCGTCGCCGCCTACGAGGGCCAGATCGGCCAGGTCGCCTACGCGTCCTCGAAGGCCGCGGTGGTCGGCATGACGCTGCCCGCCGCGCGCGACCTGTCCTCGGTCGGCGTCCGGGTCATGACCATCGCGCCCGGCATCGTCGACACCCCGATGCTGGCGACCGTGTCCGAGGAGTTCCGCGCGGGCCTGGCCGCCGGGGTGCCGTTCCCCAAGCGGCTGGCCCTGCCGGACGAGTACGCGAAGCTGGCGCTGTCGATCATCGAGCACGACTACCTGAACGGCGAGGTCGTCCGGATGGACGGCGCGCTGCGCATGGCGCCCAGGTAG